One genomic window of Desulfovibrio gilichinskyi includes the following:
- a CDS encoding LysE family translocator, with translation MHDHYWPFLLFVIVMTGTPGPGNLAMLALGQTVGFKKSIPFLIGMVTGATAVGLLVSLGLGELYINSPRTASVFKIVSIAYILYLALKVMRMNVQPPEQVKPFTIYDGLMLHPLNPKAWAMSISAFSQFADPTAPRFFEISVFVLTFTYMGVLSHSFWGLTGSSLLRIMRAPKLRLCLNTSMVVLMVGATLYALYN, from the coding sequence ATGCATGATCACTATTGGCCTTTTTTACTCTTTGTCATTGTCATGACCGGAACACCCGGACCGGGCAATCTGGCGATGCTGGCACTCGGGCAAACCGTAGGTTTCAAGAAATCCATACCTTTCCTGATAGGAATGGTTACAGGCGCCACAGCCGTGGGATTGCTTGTTTCTTTGGGTCTTGGAGAACTATATATTAATTCACCGCGTACTGCCTCGGTTTTTAAAATTGTAAGTATCGCATATATCCTTTACCTTGCATTAAAAGTAATGCGAATGAACGTACAGCCGCCGGAACAGGTTAAACCGTTCACGATATACGACGGGCTTATGCTCCATCCGCTTAACCCTAAAGCATGGGCAATGAGCATCTCAGCATTCAGTCAGTTTGCAGACCCTACCGCCCCTCGCTTTTTTGAAATCAGCGTATTTGTGCTGACATTTACCTATATGGGTGTATTATCTCACAGCTTTTGGGGGCTGACCGGATCATCACTGCTTCGCATAATGCGCGCACCTAAACTCAGATTATGCCTTAACACTTCAATGGTGGTGCTTATGGTCGGGGCAACTTTATACGCTCTCTATAACTAA
- a CDS encoding LysR family transcriptional regulator, with amino-acid sequence MEFYQLQSFLTVAREGNLTKAAGLLHLSQSALSNQIKSLEGEVGTDLFQRMPRGMELSFAGRKLLSHAETAVRAMEDFGTAARGLGDNLSGRLSVGLNTDPSFLRIADLDSRMGAKFPLVDLEFLPSQTLATTSLLNGEVLDVGFRFGKSGDNGICEEWIADSRFPFMHCYPVTNRERCFKNQLLHIIFSFCCRKSVEFIFLLK; translated from the coding sequence ATGGAATTTTACCAACTCCAATCCTTTTTGACAGTAGCAAGAGAAGGCAACTTGACTAAGGCGGCAGGTCTTCTTCATCTCAGTCAGTCTGCTTTAAGTAACCAGATTAAATCTCTTGAGGGAGAAGTCGGGACAGATTTGTTTCAACGCATGCCCAGAGGGATGGAACTTTCTTTTGCCGGGCGTAAACTGCTTTCACACGCAGAAACAGCCGTTAGAGCTATGGAGGATTTCGGCACAGCAGCTCGCGGTCTTGGTGATAATCTCTCCGGCAGACTCAGCGTGGGACTGAATACGGACCCGTCTTTTTTACGTATTGCAGATCTTGATTCACGCATGGGAGCTAAGTTTCCGCTGGTAGATCTTGAATTTTTACCTTCACAGACCCTTGCAACCACCAGTCTTTTGAACGGAGAGGTGCTTGATGTCGGTTTCAGGTTCGGAAAATCAGGAGATAATGGAATTTGCGAAGAGTGGATTGCCGATTCCCGATTCCCGTTTATGCATTGTTATCCCGTCACGAATCGCGAAAGATGTTTCAAAAATCAATTATTACACATCATATTTAGTTTTTGCTGTAGAAAGTCAGTAGAATTTATTTTTTTACTAAAATAA
- a CDS encoding FecCD family ABC transporter permease: MAQNINNYKTKGGRNVRSRWNILLWVAPAAALCLGLAWGRYQVSLSDVILILGNAIGLPVGGEWSSVAQTVVLNVRLPRVLAAMLIGGGLSVSGAAFQGLFRNPLVSPYVLGVASGAGFGAALGIIIWNQPVMIQGCAFIFGMTAVICAWLMSRLYKASGSMIIVLAGVIVGAFFQSLLSLIKFLADPDDKLPMIVYWLMGSLSSISMEDLYTILLPLGVCIIGLLMVRWRLNVLSFGDEEARTLGVEAGRLRFGIVVAVTIITASAVSVSGIIGWVGLVVPHLARMIVGPDYRKLIPASLALGACYLVLIDGIARNISSAEIPLGILTATVGAPFFAWLLGRGRTGWA, translated from the coding sequence ATGGCGCAGAATATAAATAATTACAAAACTAAAGGCGGCAGGAATGTCCGGAGCAGATGGAATATTCTGCTCTGGGTGGCTCCTGCCGCCGCTTTATGTCTTGGACTTGCATGGGGACGCTATCAAGTCAGTTTGTCTGATGTGATATTAATTTTAGGCAATGCGATAGGGCTTCCTGTCGGCGGAGAATGGTCATCCGTTGCGCAGACCGTGGTGCTGAACGTCCGTCTGCCGCGCGTTCTTGCCGCCATGCTTATCGGTGGCGGTTTGTCGGTTTCGGGAGCTGCTTTTCAAGGACTTTTCCGTAACCCGCTGGTATCTCCGTATGTTCTCGGAGTTGCTTCCGGGGCAGGTTTCGGAGCGGCCCTTGGTATTATTATCTGGAATCAACCTGTGATGATTCAAGGCTGTGCATTCATTTTCGGAATGACTGCCGTAATCTGCGCATGGCTGATGAGTCGCCTTTATAAAGCCAGCGGGTCCATGATTATTGTCCTTGCGGGTGTTATCGTCGGCGCATTTTTCCAATCGCTTCTTTCGCTTATTAAGTTTCTCGCTGACCCTGATGATAAACTTCCGATGATTGTTTATTGGCTCATGGGTTCTCTCTCCTCCATTTCAATGGAAGATCTCTATACAATTCTTTTACCTTTGGGAGTTTGCATTATAGGGCTCTTAATGGTGCGTTGGCGGCTTAATGTTCTTTCGTTCGGAGATGAGGAAGCCAGAACTCTCGGAGTGGAAGCCGGACGGCTGCGTTTCGGTATCGTTGTAGCTGTTACTATTATTACAGCCAGTGCTGTTTCCGTCAGCGGTATTATCGGCTGGGTAGGTCTGGTTGTGCCGCATCTTGCCAGAATGATAGTCGGCCCCGATTACAGAAAACTGATTCCGGCCAGCCTTGCATTAGGCGCATGTTATCTTGTTTTGATTGACGGCATTGCCCGAAATATAAGCTCAGCTGAAATTCCCCTTGGAATTCTTACTGCCACAGTGGGAGCTCCATTTTTTGCATGGCTTCTGGGAAGAGGGAGGACAGGTTGGGCGTAG
- a CDS encoding MarR family winged helix-turn-helix transcriptional regulator, with translation MNNYLHPKYTSVLNKIRKEGHPQLNAITICFQFLSASAAMDGACESRLQALGFSEGRFVLLMLLHEETEGLFPHQLAKQAGVTRATITGLLDNLERDQIIERHAYEDDRRKIRIFLTQKGADMATKLFQIHTDWVATLFADISQEEEHMLTNIFERLSRKLQNKAIDETTV, from the coding sequence ATGAACAACTATTTACATCCCAAATACACATCTGTCTTAAACAAAATCAGGAAGGAAGGACATCCTCAGCTAAACGCCATTACCATATGCTTTCAGTTTCTAAGCGCAAGCGCAGCTATGGATGGAGCTTGCGAAAGCAGACTACAAGCCCTTGGATTTTCAGAAGGTAGATTTGTCTTGCTAATGCTGCTTCATGAAGAAACGGAAGGACTTTTCCCTCATCAACTGGCAAAGCAAGCTGGAGTAACACGAGCGACGATCACAGGACTACTAGACAATCTTGAACGTGATCAAATCATCGAACGACATGCATATGAAGATGACAGAAGAAAAATACGCATATTCCTGACCCAAAAAGGAGCTGATATGGCCACAAAGCTGTTTCAAATTCACACGGATTGGGTTGCGACACTATTCGCCGACATTTCACAGGAAGAAGAGCACATGCTGACTAATATTTTTGAGCGTCTTTCCAGAAAACTACAAAACAAAGCAATCGACGAAACAACAGTTTAG
- a CDS encoding PLP-dependent aminotransferase family protein, with translation MTKWNPILEGEEGPKFRALADAIERDIFSGKLKPGDKLPTHRELADELEINVSTVTRGYVEAERRGLISGTVGRGTFVASDARVSSSMVSFEPHAPGLIELGPANSFYELDPDIQEGMKRLIRRKNSNVFMRYTDPRGLPEHRAIGAEWCKRYRFEVTPDDVLICSGAQHALTCCLTGLFRAGDRIATDSLIYPGLKTLAAMLGIRLVPVAMDKEGMLPDALDAVCRREKITGLYLMPEFQNPTTACMSAFRRETIALIARKHGLIIIEDDAYALTVQSSLSPVSSLAPENSVHIAGLSKSLAVGLRVAFMSSPKSLRDKLSHAILNTVWMTPPLNAELATEWIKDGTADRVIKLKQNEAEKRFSVIKDLLSGLTYFGKPTGLFIWLQLPEPWRGYTFEARARESGVNIFGAEKFAVGDSVVPAMARISLSGTRTTDELLQGLNILLEILRKGLV, from the coding sequence ATGACAAAATGGAATCCCATATTAGAAGGCGAAGAAGGTCCGAAGTTTCGCGCGTTGGCTGATGCTATTGAGCGTGATATTTTTTCCGGTAAGCTTAAACCGGGTGATAAACTCCCCACGCATCGCGAACTTGCTGATGAGCTTGAGATAAATGTAAGTACGGTTACCCGCGGTTATGTAGAGGCTGAGCGTCGCGGGTTGATATCCGGAACAGTCGGGCGCGGAACATTTGTGGCTTCGGACGCGCGGGTTTCTTCATCCATGGTTTCGTTTGAACCTCATGCTCCCGGTCTAATTGAACTCGGCCCTGCTAACAGCTTTTATGAGCTGGACCCTGATATTCAGGAAGGGATGAAAAGGCTTATCCGCAGGAAAAATTCAAATGTATTTATGCGGTATACAGATCCGCGCGGGTTGCCTGAACATCGAGCGATTGGGGCTGAGTGGTGCAAGCGGTACAGGTTTGAAGTCACTCCTGACGATGTTCTAATTTGTTCAGGGGCGCAGCACGCGCTTACCTGTTGCCTGACGGGATTGTTTCGTGCCGGGGATCGTATTGCTACTGATTCACTTATTTACCCGGGTTTGAAGACTCTGGCAGCGATGCTCGGCATCCGGTTAGTTCCTGTTGCAATGGATAAGGAAGGCATGCTCCCTGATGCGCTGGATGCTGTCTGTCGCAGAGAGAAAATTACCGGGCTTTATCTTATGCCTGAATTCCAGAATCCGACTACGGCGTGTATGTCTGCTTTCCGTCGTGAAACAATTGCTTTAATCGCACGCAAACACGGTCTTATCATTATTGAAGACGATGCCTATGCTTTGACCGTACAGAGTTCGCTGTCGCCTGTTTCTTCCTTGGCACCTGAAAACAGTGTCCACATTGCAGGGCTTTCCAAGTCACTGGCTGTTGGATTACGGGTGGCTTTTATGTCTTCCCCTAAAAGTCTGCGGGACAAACTGTCCCATGCAATTTTAAATACAGTCTGGATGACTCCACCACTTAATGCAGAGCTTGCTACAGAATGGATAAAGGACGGAACCGCAGACAGAGTTATCAAACTTAAGCAGAATGAAGCCGAGAAAAGGTTTTCAGTGATTAAAGATTTACTTTCTGGACTTACTTACTTTGGTAAGCCCACGGGGCTTTTCATCTGGCTTCAATTGCCTGAGCCATGGCGTGGATATACTTTTGAAGCTCGCGCCCGTGAGTCAGGAGTTAATATATTCGGTGCTGAGAAATTTGCAGTGGGTGATAGCGTTGTGCCTGCAATGGCAAGGATTTCACTCAGCGGGACGCGTACGACAGATGAGCTGTTACAAGGACTCAATATTTTACTGGAGATTTTGCGAAAGGGGCTGGTGTGA
- a CDS encoding ABC transporter substrate-binding protein, whose protein sequence is MKSNRFLGVVCSLIMVFSVLFALPAMAQKTITDQLGRTVTVPDVSHRAVILQHQALDIVIQLGAVDSVVGILDKWNEYLPEARKSIKNIDNMPTPGGLKNVNMESLLALKADLVIVTHYASKDMIDQITNAGIPVVAISLYNAGYEQASVLNPELKDADKAYNEGLTEGIQILGNLFGKQKKADKLISVITANQKILKSHLGNIPEDKRVKCYMAHSNLGTYGSGKYTSVIMERAGGVNVTAKDLVGFKQVTMEDILRWNPEVVFIQWRHRKIEKDLINDPIWKQVDAVKNNRVFVCPEYVKPWGHPLPESMALGELWMAKTLYPEKFKDVNLSALVKSYYKEFYGAEYK, encoded by the coding sequence ATGAAAAGTAACCGGTTTTTAGGTGTGGTCTGTAGTTTAATTATGGTTTTTTCAGTTTTATTTGCTCTTCCTGCAATGGCGCAGAAGACTATAACTGATCAGCTTGGAAGAACTGTTACAGTTCCCGATGTAAGTCATCGTGCAGTTATCTTACAGCATCAGGCTTTAGACATTGTTATTCAGCTCGGCGCGGTTGATTCCGTTGTCGGTATTCTTGATAAATGGAATGAATATCTGCCGGAAGCTCGTAAAAGCATAAAAAATATCGACAACATGCCTACCCCCGGCGGGCTCAAAAATGTGAATATGGAAAGTCTGTTAGCCCTAAAAGCTGATCTGGTAATTGTTACTCATTACGCCTCGAAGGATATGATCGATCAGATTACAAATGCCGGAATACCAGTTGTGGCCATATCACTTTACAATGCCGGGTATGAACAGGCTTCTGTTTTAAATCCGGAGCTTAAGGATGCGGACAAAGCCTATAATGAAGGTTTGACAGAGGGTATTCAGATTCTTGGAAATCTTTTCGGTAAGCAGAAAAAGGCCGATAAACTTATCTCTGTTATTACAGCAAATCAGAAAATATTAAAAAGTCACCTCGGTAATATTCCGGAAGATAAGCGTGTAAAGTGCTACATGGCTCACTCCAATCTTGGAACATACGGTAGCGGTAAATATACAAGCGTCATTATGGAACGTGCAGGCGGAGTGAACGTTACTGCAAAAGATCTAGTCGGGTTTAAACAAGTAACTATGGAAGATATATTGCGTTGGAATCCTGAAGTTGTGTTCATTCAGTGGCGTCATCGTAAAATAGAAAAAGATTTAATTAATGATCCAATCTGGAAACAGGTTGATGCTGTTAAAAACAATCGTGTTTTCGTTTGTCCAGAGTACGTAAAACCTTGGGGACATCCACTGCCTGAATCCATGGCTTTAGGCGAACTGTGGATGGCTAAGACTCTTTATCCAGAAAAGTTTAAAGATGTAAATCTGTCAGCCCTTGTTAAGTCCTACTACAAAGAATTCTATGGCGCAGAATATAAATAA
- a CDS encoding DUF5670 family protein, whose product MFEVIAIVLLVLWGLGLISSYTMGGLPQIYNVP is encoded by the coding sequence ATGTTTGAAGTCATTGCGATAGTGCTTCTGGTTCTTTGGGGTCTCGGTCTGATTTCTTCCTATACCATGGGGGGCCTTCCTCAAATTTACAATGTTCCTTAA
- a CDS encoding ABC transporter ATP-binding protein gives MGVVLTVSDLAFAYDGVKSVWTDISLEVHAGEVLSILGPNGTGKSTLLRCMAGLHVPSAGQVMIEDRQVQKMTRREVAQAIAFVPQMHTPVFSFSALEVVVMGRTAHIGVFASPSAKDYAIAEDAMRTLGILSLAHKSYDETSGGERQLILFARALAQEARILLLDEPTSHLDFGNQARTLMLVRKLADQGLAVVMTTHYPDHALGFSERTVLIADGKMQGYGMTENILSSEKLSNLYGLPVDVFTLEAGEKVCIARAT, from the coding sequence TTGGGCGTAGTCTTAACAGTTTCAGATCTTGCTTTCGCTTATGACGGCGTAAAATCGGTCTGGACAGATATTTCACTTGAAGTTCATGCCGGAGAAGTGCTCTCTATCCTCGGGCCTAATGGAACAGGCAAGTCTACCTTGCTCAGATGTATGGCCGGACTGCATGTTCCTTCGGCCGGTCAGGTTATGATAGAAGATCGGCAGGTGCAAAAGATGACGCGCAGGGAAGTGGCTCAGGCAATCGCTTTTGTACCGCAGATGCATACTCCTGTGTTTTCGTTTTCGGCTCTTGAGGTTGTTGTGATGGGGCGCACCGCGCATATAGGGGTTTTTGCTTCGCCGTCAGCCAAGGATTACGCCATAGCAGAAGATGCGATGAGAACTCTCGGTATTTTATCGCTTGCGCATAAGTCTTATGATGAAACCAGCGGCGGGGAGCGTCAGTTAATTCTTTTTGCCAGAGCACTTGCGCAGGAAGCCAGAATACTTTTACTAGATGAACCGACTTCGCATCTGGATTTCGGCAATCAGGCCAGAACATTAATGTTAGTCCGCAAGCTGGCAGATCAGGGATTGGCTGTTGTAATGACTACTCATTATCCGGACCATGCTCTCGGCTTTTCAGAAAGGACTGTGTTGATTGCAGACGGTAAAATGCAAGGGTACGGTATGACTGAAAATATTCTCAGCTCTGAAAAGCTCAGCAATTTGTATGGGCTGCCTGTTGATGTCTTTACTCTTGAAGCCGGGGAGAAAGTTTGTATTGCACGGGCAACGTAA
- a CDS encoding amino acid permease produces the protein MQAGKLGPALFCGLIIGPILGSGIFILPPLVIEKAGQWAFPAWLAIILINAAFAYVLSWLSVMHPGESGVTKAVEKAFGARIKMLTSFYLIASVCIGPAAVLLTLGEYLPSVAVASYSNGPNRHVVAKLVFGGRSDRYSRLKRTTLPLLKHSTNWSFSKENFAFFPSRIASELMVSPCTENAALRSRTWPTNGISDHAKKVASFSRRKVSRILTSPIFASTSLAVQVP, from the coding sequence ATGCAAGCTGGGAAACTCGGTCCCGCTCTTTTTTGCGGACTCATAATAGGTCCTATACTCGGCTCCGGAATCTTTATACTTCCACCGCTGGTTATTGAAAAAGCCGGACAGTGGGCTTTCCCTGCATGGCTGGCTATCATTCTCATCAACGCAGCGTTTGCATATGTACTCAGCTGGCTCTCGGTAATGCATCCCGGAGAAAGCGGAGTGACCAAAGCGGTGGAAAAAGCTTTCGGAGCGCGAATAAAAATGCTCACTTCATTTTACCTGATTGCTTCGGTCTGCATAGGCCCGGCAGCAGTGCTGCTTACACTCGGCGAATATCTGCCCAGCGTTGCTGTTGCATCATACTCCAATGGCCCAAACCGGCACGTCGTGGCTAAGCTCGTTTTCGGGGGGCGATCCGACCGCTATTCCCGGTTGAAGCGTACGACTTTGCCGCTTTTGAAACACAGCACCAACTGGTCGTTTTCAAAGGAAAATTTCGCCTTTTTCCCATCCCGAATCGCCTCTGAGCTAATGGTGTCGCCATGCACTGAAAATGCCGCTTTGAGATCTCGGACCTGGCCGACAAACGGAATATCGGACCACGCCAAGAAAGTTGCATCCTTTTCTCGGCGGAAGGTGAGCCGAATCTTGACCTCGCCCATTTTTGCGTCCACGTCTTTAGCCGTCCAAGTGCCGTAG
- a CDS encoding NAD(P)-dependent oxidoreductase, whose protein sequence is MSKKIGWIGTGVMGSSMCMHLVKAGHEAFIYNRTKAKAADLIEAGATWCDSPAAVAKKADIIFTIVGYPTDVEQTILGSEGVLANADAGKIIIDMTTSEPALAELIHAAAADKNVGSLDAPVSGGDLGARNATLAIMVGGEEKVFNKVKDLFDIMGQNVQLMGKAGAGQHTKMCNQILIAGTMIGVVESLLYAQKANMNLDEVIDVIGSGAAGSWSINNLGRRIASSDFNPGFFIKHFVKDMGIALDEAKRMKLALPGLALVNQFYIAAMAMGYEELGTQGLYKVLEKMNAI, encoded by the coding sequence ATGAGTAAAAAAATCGGATGGATTGGAACAGGCGTGATGGGAAGCTCAATGTGCATGCATCTTGTAAAAGCAGGACACGAAGCTTTTATCTACAATCGTACAAAAGCCAAAGCTGCTGATCTTATTGAAGCAGGAGCAACATGGTGCGACTCCCCGGCAGCAGTCGCTAAAAAAGCGGATATTATCTTCACCATAGTTGGCTACCCAACCGATGTTGAGCAGACAATTCTCGGATCTGAAGGCGTGCTTGCCAATGCCGATGCCGGAAAAATTATAATCGATATGACAACTTCCGAGCCTGCATTAGCGGAACTTATCCACGCCGCAGCCGCCGATAAAAATGTCGGATCGCTTGATGCTCCGGTTTCCGGTGGCGATCTGGGTGCGCGCAATGCAACGCTTGCAATCATGGTCGGCGGGGAAGAAAAAGTTTTTAATAAGGTCAAAGATCTTTTCGATATAATGGGGCAAAATGTTCAGCTCATGGGTAAAGCAGGAGCCGGGCAGCATACCAAAATGTGCAATCAGATTCTAATCGCCGGAACTATGATCGGAGTTGTGGAATCACTGCTTTATGCTCAAAAAGCAAACATGAATCTTGATGAAGTAATTGATGTTATCGGATCAGGCGCAGCAGGGTCATGGTCCATAAACAACTTAGGCCGCAGAATTGCCTCCAGCGATTTCAACCCCGGCTTTTTCATCAAACATTTTGTAAAAGACATGGGCATTGCTCTTGATGAAGCAAAACGTATGAAGCTGGCTCTACCAGGACTGGCACTCGTAAACCAATTCTATATTGCTGCAATGGCAATGGGATATGAAGAGCTTGGAACGCAGGGCCTTTATAAAGTTCTCGAAAAAATGAATGCTATTTAA
- a CDS encoding substrate-binding domain-containing protein: MTETTLVFAAGSLRKVLPAMAELVGISINPVFGPSGVLRERIAQGERPALFLSANLKHGQILADMGLCSAPKIFAENSLCLFGRPAALQGGDVLQNMLNPENRLGTSTPIDDPGGDYAFSVFDRAESVQDGSRDLLRSKAMTLVGGKKSPKSAGPHSPVYGLFAEDKVDLFLGYRTTAMDLADRMEDIQIMDLPDNLSVKAQYYGVVIDKNSSGDDLFKGLQSDSAQRFLERFGFKRP; encoded by the coding sequence ATGACTGAGACAACACTTGTTTTTGCTGCCGGAAGTTTGCGTAAAGTTTTGCCGGCTATGGCGGAACTGGTTGGTATTTCAATAAATCCTGTCTTTGGTCCTTCCGGGGTTTTAAGAGAGCGGATAGCACAGGGAGAAAGACCTGCGTTGTTTCTTTCTGCTAATTTAAAGCATGGTCAGATTCTTGCGGATATGGGACTTTGCTCTGCACCGAAAATTTTTGCCGAAAATTCACTATGTTTATTCGGGCGTCCGGCTGCTCTGCAAGGCGGTGATGTTTTGCAAAATATGCTTAATCCTGAAAACAGACTTGGAACATCAACGCCCATTGATGACCCGGGAGGGGATTATGCTTTTTCCGTGTTCGACAGGGCAGAGAGTGTTCAGGACGGAAGCCGTGATCTTTTGAGAAGTAAGGCCATGACTTTGGTGGGGGGTAAAAAATCTCCCAAATCGGCTGGGCCTCATTCTCCGGTGTATGGCTTGTTTGCTGAAGATAAAGTTGATCTGTTTCTGGGTTACCGGACAACTGCAATGGATCTTGCAGACAGGATGGAAGATATTCAGATTATGGATTTACCTGATAATCTCAGCGTAAAAGCACAATACTATGGTGTAGTAATAGATAAAAACAGTTCCGGAGATGATCTTTTCAAGGGATTGCAGAGTGATTCTGCTCAGAGATTTCTTGAAAGGTTCGGGTTTAAGAGACCTTAA
- a CDS encoding amino acid permease — translation MAAEHKKMGVIACTAVVAGNMMGSGIALLPANLAAIGSISLIGWGVALLGALALAYVFARLGMEDPQEGGPIAYSGEVAPILGYQAGLLYYHANWIGNIAIAITGVDYLSIFFPVLQNPLYAGITSIIIIWIFTGINILGADWIGRLVSVGVVLLLIPVVITGTVGWAFFDVAQFNSNWLASGKTSESAILAAIILCIWSFIGVESASVNTAVVRNPKRTIPISTMVGTAIAGLVYILSCTAISGMFPASEVVASGAPFSMVMGHICASMPFAAYVPKLVSAVTAFACLASLGSWMMLVSQAGCRASNDGTLPKAFGKRSQHGIPVEGLIFSSIMMSLLLVALMIMSNGGSTQSMFGNIIKIAVLLTLPPYFYSALNLLRRYGFKAKGAWLKICSALLACGFCMVALSGAAKGALAGCMIVMLCIFIFYVGKDRNEFEKKIRETPRG, via the coding sequence ATGGCTGCTGAGCACAAAAAAATGGGCGTGATAGCGTGTACCGCTGTTGTTGCCGGAAATATGATGGGGTCGGGAATTGCTCTTCTTCCGGCTAATCTCGCCGCTATCGGTAGTATTTCTTTGATAGGCTGGGGAGTTGCGCTTCTTGGAGCCTTGGCTCTGGCATATGTATTTGCAAGGCTCGGCATGGAAGACCCGCAAGAGGGGGGACCCATCGCATATTCCGGCGAAGTCGCTCCTATTCTTGGCTATCAAGCCGGCCTGCTCTACTACCACGCCAACTGGATTGGTAACATTGCGATTGCTATAACAGGTGTGGATTATTTATCAATTTTCTTTCCAGTTCTGCAAAACCCGCTTTATGCCGGCATAACATCCATAATAATTATCTGGATATTTACCGGAATTAATATTCTGGGTGCTGACTGGATAGGTCGTCTTGTTTCTGTAGGGGTTGTACTGCTTTTAATTCCTGTTGTGATAACGGGTACAGTGGGCTGGGCTTTCTTTGATGTGGCACAGTTCAACAGTAACTGGCTTGCATCAGGTAAAACTTCTGAGTCAGCAATTCTTGCGGCGATTATTTTATGCATCTGGAGCTTTATCGGGGTTGAAAGTGCCTCTGTTAACACCGCAGTTGTAAGGAATCCTAAACGGACAATCCCAATTTCAACTATGGTAGGAACGGCTATTGCGGGACTTGTTTATATTCTTTCATGTACCGCCATTTCCGGAATGTTTCCAGCAAGTGAGGTTGTAGCCTCCGGCGCACCTTTTTCCATGGTAATGGGGCATATCTGTGCAAGTATGCCGTTTGCTGCTTATGTTCCGAAACTTGTTTCCGCCGTTACTGCTTTTGCCTGTCTGGCCTCACTTGGTTCGTGGATGATGCTTGTTTCACAGGCCGGATGCAGGGCTTCAAATGACGGCACGCTTCCCAAAGCTTTCGGCAAGCGGAGTCAGCATGGTATCCCCGTTGAGGGTCTGATCTTTTCATCAATAATGATGAGTTTGCTGCTTGTTGCCTTGATGATTATGTCTAACGGAGGAAGCACGCAAAGTATGTTCGGAAATATTATAAAGATTGCCGTGTTGCTGACTTTGCCTCCGTATTTCTATTCAGCGCTTAACCTTTTGCGCCGTTATGGATTTAAAGCGAAAGGAGCATGGCTTAAAATCTGTTCAGCGCTTCTGGCTTGCGGATTCTGCATGGTTGCTCTTTCAGGCGCGGCAAAAGGCGCATTGGCCGGATGCATGATTGTAATGCTCTGCATATTTATTTTCTATGTCGGTAAGGACCGCAATGAGTTTGAGAAGAAAATTCGTGAAACTCCGCGCGGTTAG
- a CDS encoding flavodoxin family protein, translating to MKVLILTSSHRKNGNSNILAQEVNKGASEKGHSTTTIDLARLTINGCRDCGCCEAPKYNGCIIKDDMVSIYPQLIAADTIILASPIYWCNINGQLKQCIDRWKGIAPDREHNPFQGKNIGAIFSYGDTDVLTSGCVNAIKSLQDLCEYAQAKWLGAVYGTAFKAGDVLENKELLQQAKQFGNDL from the coding sequence ATGAAAGTTCTTATTTTGACGAGTAGTCATCGAAAGAATGGTAATTCAAATATTCTTGCACAAGAAGTAAACAAAGGAGCGTCTGAAAAAGGACATAGCACCACAACGATCGATCTTGCACGGCTGACAATAAACGGCTGTAGAGATTGTGGTTGCTGTGAAGCTCCAAAATACAACGGCTGTATTATCAAAGATGACATGGTCTCAATTTACCCTCAACTTATTGCAGCTGATACTATCATTCTTGCTTCACCAATCTACTGGTGCAATATAAACGGGCAATTAAAACAATGTATTGATCGCTGGAAAGGAATTGCACCTGATAGGGAACACAATCCTTTTCAGGGTAAAAATATTGGAGCGATCTTTTCCTATGGCGATACTGACGTATTAACTTCTGGCTGCGTTAATGCGATAAAATCCTTACAGGATCTATGTGAATACGCACAGGCTAAATGGCTGGGAGCCGTTTACGGAACAGCATTCAAAGCAGGGGATGTCCTAGAAAATAAAGAACTTTTGCAACAGGCTAAACAATTCGGCAATGACTTATAA